In Persicimonas caeni, a single window of DNA contains:
- the thpR gene encoding RNA 2',3'-cyclic phosphodiesterase: protein MRRLFIALDLAIPVVEQLAVFQEELQELLADHDDVRVRWTNPENIHLTMKFLGDTEDALVPMLRETLSELVKPLFPFEVEAKGIGFFPSPKKPRVIWSGFDQQSAEVLSLLQQALERDLEELGFEKEDRKFRPHVTLGRVKSRSKPDFTEFADQIDDRSFGKSYIKDVILYESKLSSEGPTYTVIDRFALGA from the coding sequence ATGAGACGCCTATTTATCGCGCTCGACCTGGCCATTCCCGTCGTCGAGCAACTCGCCGTCTTCCAAGAGGAGCTCCAAGAGTTGCTCGCCGACCACGACGACGTGCGGGTGCGCTGGACGAACCCCGAGAATATCCACCTGACGATGAAGTTCTTGGGCGACACCGAAGACGCGCTGGTCCCCATGCTCCGCGAGACGCTCTCCGAGCTGGTCAAGCCGCTCTTCCCGTTCGAGGTCGAGGCCAAGGGCATCGGCTTTTTCCCGAGCCCCAAAAAGCCGCGCGTGATCTGGTCGGGCTTCGACCAACAGAGCGCCGAGGTGCTCTCGCTCCTGCAGCAAGCCCTCGAGCGTGACCTCGAAGAGCTCGGCTTCGAGAAGGAGGATCGCAAGTTTCGCCCGCACGTCACGCTCGGACGGGTCAAATCGCGCAGTAAGCCCGACTTCACCGAGTTCGCCGATCAAATCGACGACCGAAGTTTCGGCAAGAGCTACATAAAGGACGTCATCCTATACGAATCGAAGCTCAGCTCCGAAGGCCCGACGTATACGGTCATCGACCGCTTCGCGCTCGGAGCTTGA
- a CDS encoding CinA family nicotinamide mononucleotide deamidase-related protein, translating into MTKLSALCIGDELLDGRIADKNAAWLGARAAEHGSDLESVRIVGDDLDLIVAALEQASRDSDLIVVSGGLGPTADDITRDAAAKWVGAELELDEQILETLERRFAERGYPFTPNNRRQCMFPQGADILQTRVGTAAGFAVEKNGCRALFFPGVPPEFRWFVETYILPKIGQHEGRRHRERLAFYGLGESQLESKLDGIEELAKEVGARVSYRAEYPVIEVNLKAIDEASLDRMRDHVLERVGPWLVAQGDETFAERLGQALLDHEATVTTAESCTAGRVAAKLTEISGSSGWFERGFLTYANDAKTDMLGVKPEILESFGAVSPQTVCQMAAGARAAAGATYAVATSGIAGPTGGTPDKPVGTVHFALATPDGVWHRHVAFSNRGRDRVLTASVYTVLSLLLWELEGRLDEHRVDGPFSDDEVWAPMGIRIED; encoded by the coding sequence ATGACCAAACTCTCCGCATTGTGCATCGGCGACGAACTGCTCGACGGGCGTATCGCCGACAAAAATGCCGCCTGGCTGGGCGCCCGAGCCGCCGAGCATGGCAGCGACCTGGAGTCGGTGCGCATCGTGGGAGACGACCTCGACCTCATCGTCGCCGCCCTCGAGCAAGCCTCGCGTGACTCCGATCTCATCGTGGTCAGCGGCGGCCTCGGCCCGACCGCCGACGACATCACCCGCGACGCGGCGGCCAAATGGGTGGGCGCAGAGCTCGAACTCGACGAGCAGATTCTGGAAACGCTCGAGCGTCGCTTCGCCGAGCGAGGTTATCCGTTCACCCCCAATAACCGGCGCCAATGCATGTTCCCGCAGGGCGCAGACATCCTCCAGACCCGCGTGGGCACTGCGGCCGGATTCGCGGTCGAAAAGAATGGCTGTCGCGCCCTCTTCTTCCCGGGCGTGCCGCCGGAATTCCGATGGTTCGTGGAGACTTATATCCTTCCGAAAATTGGGCAGCACGAGGGGCGGCGCCATCGTGAGCGTCTGGCGTTTTACGGGTTGGGCGAGAGTCAGCTCGAGTCGAAGCTCGACGGCATCGAAGAGCTGGCCAAAGAGGTCGGCGCGCGCGTCAGTTACCGCGCCGAGTACCCGGTCATCGAGGTAAACCTGAAGGCCATAGACGAAGCATCGCTCGACAGAATGCGCGACCACGTGCTCGAGCGCGTCGGGCCCTGGCTCGTCGCGCAGGGAGACGAGACGTTTGCCGAGCGCCTCGGCCAGGCCCTCCTGGACCACGAAGCGACGGTCACGACCGCCGAGTCGTGCACCGCCGGGCGTGTCGCCGCCAAGCTGACCGAGATTTCGGGTTCATCGGGCTGGTTCGAACGCGGGTTTCTCACTTATGCTAACGACGCAAAGACGGACATGCTGGGCGTGAAGCCCGAGATTCTGGAGTCATTCGGCGCGGTCAGCCCCCAAACGGTCTGCCAGATGGCCGCCGGCGCCCGCGCTGCGGCCGGCGCGACCTACGCGGTCGCCACCAGCGGCATCGCCGGGCCGACCGGCGGTACGCCCGACAAGCCGGTGGGCACCGTGCACTTTGCGCTGGCCACGCCCGACGGCGTGTGGCATCGACACGTCGCCTTCTCCAATCGCGGGCGCGACCGCGTGCTGACCGCGTCGGTCTACACCGTCTTGAGCCTGCTGCTCTGGGAGCTCGAAGGACGCCTCGACGAACACCGCGTCGACGGGCCCTTTTCGGACGACGAGGTCTGGGCGCCGATGGGCATTCGCATCGAAGACTGA
- a CDS encoding serine/threonine-protein kinase → MANTFGKYQLIEKIGEGGMAEVYLAKQMGDLAGFEKRVALKTIYPHLTEREDLVVMFLDEARIAAQLNHPNIVQIYDLGKVDDTLYIAMEYIHGQDLRRICEKGIDEDNFLPREFAARIIADAAAGLHYAHTSTDEQGRPRNIVHRDVSPQNILVSMEGQVKMVDFGVAKAEDRLGHTQAGQRKGKLSYMSPEQLESKNVDARSDVYTLGIVLYETTVGKRLFRGRSDFETMNLVANAKVTPPSEVRPDFPAELEAIILKALQKEREDRYQSAQELQMALEDWLHAQDRRVGRVELGEYMRGLFSEGVGVSAVDAPAEDVGVPTSPMNDVGEVGAEGGHGHGAGHGNGAGHGHGRGVGGPPPSRRPAPQPQPDPAADAQADGGWEVDENEFGDYGDFSNKKTKLYAGLGALAAVATIAIVAWAMLNTEKDLATDEEKAYAAAMEKMGDAGVEVPDPPAMVGVDLATEPAGAAVVVNGLLAEAKTPGTFDLVADRPNEVVFYHPQYPPKRIVVGGDADEAPEKVVFEPYDKEPKTGTLTIHSDPGAGIVYINGERLGAAPQTVEDLPAGIDHHVEVRKSGHWSFAGFFGVVPGENNAFQVKLAPEDSAGRKQYVEVTYDAIPRDTAVTIDGELKGGSRVAVNQIRNQHVHVELAKPNHRTQDRYLLLRDVGTFTYRTFLEPISREKGTLTVSVEPEGSTIYIGSNSYDSNPVKGLDLLEGKHTVVFELPDGSRRETKVEVYPKMKNVYELTATDGGVDVKRVD, encoded by the coding sequence ATGGCGAACACCTTCGGAAAGTACCAACTGATCGAGAAGATCGGTGAAGGAGGCATGGCGGAGGTCTACCTCGCCAAGCAGATGGGAGACTTGGCGGGCTTCGAAAAGCGAGTCGCCCTCAAGACGATCTACCCACACCTGACCGAACGTGAAGATCTGGTGGTGATGTTCCTCGACGAGGCGCGCATTGCCGCGCAGCTCAACCACCCGAACATCGTGCAGATCTACGACCTGGGCAAGGTCGACGACACGCTCTACATCGCCATGGAGTATATCCACGGCCAGGACCTGCGTCGGATCTGCGAGAAGGGCATCGACGAGGACAATTTCCTGCCGCGTGAGTTCGCCGCGCGCATCATCGCCGACGCCGCCGCCGGCTTGCACTACGCGCACACGAGCACCGACGAGCAGGGCCGCCCGCGCAATATCGTCCATCGGGACGTCTCGCCGCAGAATATCTTGGTGAGCATGGAGGGGCAGGTCAAAATGGTCGACTTCGGCGTCGCCAAGGCCGAAGACCGGCTCGGCCACACCCAGGCCGGCCAGCGCAAGGGCAAGCTGTCGTACATGAGCCCCGAGCAGCTCGAGTCGAAGAACGTCGACGCGCGAAGCGACGTCTACACCCTGGGCATCGTGCTGTACGAGACGACGGTGGGAAAGCGACTGTTCCGCGGGCGCAGCGACTTCGAGACGATGAACCTGGTGGCCAACGCCAAGGTGACGCCGCCCTCGGAGGTGCGCCCCGATTTTCCGGCCGAACTCGAGGCGATCATCCTCAAGGCGCTGCAAAAGGAGCGCGAAGATCGCTACCAGTCGGCGCAAGAGCTGCAGATGGCGCTCGAGGATTGGCTGCATGCGCAGGACCGACGGGTGGGGCGCGTCGAACTCGGCGAGTATATGCGCGGGCTTTTTTCGGAGGGGGTGGGTGTCAGTGCGGTCGACGCGCCTGCAGAAGATGTAGGTGTGCCGACGAGCCCGATGAATGATGTTGGGGAGGTGGGGGCCGAGGGCGGTCACGGTCACGGAGCCGGTCACGGTAACGGAGCCGGTCACGGTCACGGTCGCGGTGTTGGTGGTCCGCCGCCTTCGCGGCGGCCTGCTCCGCAACCTCAGCCCGATCCTGCGGCGGATGCGCAGGCGGACGGCGGGTGGGAGGTCGACGAGAACGAGTTCGGCGATTACGGCGACTTTTCGAACAAGAAGACCAAGCTCTATGCCGGGTTGGGCGCGTTGGCGGCAGTCGCGACCATCGCGATTGTCGCTTGGGCAATGCTCAACACCGAGAAGGATCTGGCGACGGACGAGGAGAAGGCGTACGCGGCGGCCATGGAGAAGATGGGCGACGCCGGTGTCGAAGTGCCCGACCCGCCCGCGATGGTCGGCGTCGACCTTGCGACCGAGCCTGCCGGGGCGGCCGTGGTCGTCAACGGCCTGCTGGCCGAGGCGAAGACCCCCGGCACCTTCGATCTCGTCGCCGATCGGCCCAACGAGGTGGTCTTCTACCATCCGCAGTATCCGCCCAAACGTATCGTGGTCGGCGGTGACGCGGACGAGGCGCCCGAGAAGGTCGTCTTCGAGCCGTACGACAAGGAGCCGAAGACCGGCACGCTCACCATTCACAGCGATCCCGGGGCGGGCATCGTCTACATCAACGGCGAGCGTCTGGGCGCCGCGCCGCAGACGGTGGAGGATCTGCCGGCCGGCATCGATCACCACGTCGAGGTGCGAAAGAGCGGCCACTGGAGCTTTGCGGGATTCTTCGGGGTGGTGCCCGGCGAGAACAACGCGTTTCAGGTGAAGCTCGCGCCCGAAGACTCGGCCGGTCGAAAGCAGTACGTCGAGGTCACCTACGACGCCATTCCCCGGGATACCGCGGTGACCATCGACGGGGAGCTGAAGGGAGGATCACGGGTGGCGGTCAACCAGATACGCAACCAACATGTGCACGTGGAGCTGGCCAAACCGAACCACCGCACCCAGGACCGCTACTTGCTGTTGCGTGACGTAGGCACCTTTACCTACCGCACGTTTCTCGAGCCGATCAGCCGCGAGAAGGGTACGCTGACGGTGAGCGTGGAGCCCGAAGGCTCGACGATTTATATCGGCTCGAACTCCTACGATTCCAACCCCGTCAAGGGGCTCGACCTCCTCGAGGGCAAGCACACGGTGGTCTTCGAGTTGCCCGACGGCAGCCGCCGGGAGACGAAGGTCGAAGTCTACCCCAAGATGAAGAACGTCTACGAACTCACGGCCACCG